A region from the Lycium barbarum isolate Lr01 chromosome 8, ASM1917538v2, whole genome shotgun sequence genome encodes:
- the LOC132606901 gene encoding protein IQ-DOMAIN 2-like, whose product MGKKGSWFSSIKKALSPDSKKASKSKKKWSGKGKDPVADSLPPVASSVPPPRPVPYVEEIALAEVEEEQTKHAYSVAASTSAAAETSAAATEAAAAVVPLTKVTRFAGKSKEEVATIRIQTAFRGYLARRALRALRGLVRLKSLADGPTGERQTAHTLKCMQTLSRVQSQISSRRIRMLEENRALQRQLMQKHAKELESLQRGEEWDDSVQSKEQIEASLLSKYEAAVRRERALAYSYSHQKTWKKSPRSANLLFMDPTNPQWGWSWLDRWMGAKPWETQNDQMSVRSASIAGGEITKAFARHQLNSDLPSPKPSHQSPTTPFKPANSVASRKPKSARVAAISQDDDARSMFSVQSERNRRHSIGVSSVRDDESLASSSSVPSYMVPTKSAKAKTRLQNPLGVENGIPEKGPAGSVKKRLSYPPSPARPRRHSGPPKLENTSMNTSMNTSIAEDNVKEVIN is encoded by the exons ATGGGGAAGAAAGGAAGCTGGTTTTCTTCCATAAAGAAGGCTCTGAGCCCAGATTCTAAG AAAGCAAGTAAATCAAAGAAGAAATGGTCTGGGAAAGGAAAGGATCCAGTTGCAGATTCTTTGCCCCCGGTTGCTTCCTCAGTGCCTCCTCCTCGTCCTGTTCCTTATGTGGAAGAGATCGCACTGGCTGAAGTGGAAGAGGAGCAGACGAAACATGCATATTCCGTTGCAGCTTCCACTTCTGCAGCTGCTGAAACTTCTGCTGCAGCCACCGAGGCTGCTGCAGCGGTCGTTCCGTTAACTAAAGTGACTCGGTTTGCAGGAAAATCTAAGGAGGAAGTAGCCACAATCAGGATTCAGACTGCATTTCGAGGATATCTG GCTAGGAGGGCATTGAGGGCTTTAAGAGGGCTTGTGAGACTCAAATCACTTGCTGATGGACCTACAGGGGAACGGCAAACTGCACATACTCTAAAATGCATGCAAACACTATCTCGTGTGCAGTCTCAGATTAGTTCTAGAAGGATCAGAATGTTGGAAGAGAATCGAGCTCTCCAGAGGCAGCTTATGCAGAAACATGCAAAAGAACTTGAGAGTTTGCAG AGAGGGGAAGAATGGGATGACAGTGTGCAATCAAAAGAGCAGATTGAAGCAAGCTTACTCAGCAAATATGAAGCTGCAGTTAGACGAGAAAGAGCACTAGCTTATTCATATTCACATCAG AAAACCTGGAAGAAGTCACCCAGATCTGCCAACTTGTTGTTTATGGATCCAACAAATCCTCAGTGGGGTTGGAGCTGGTTAGATCGCTGGATGGGCGCTAAACCGTGGGAAACACAAAATGATCAAATGTCCGTTCGAAGTGCCAGTATTGCTGGAGGAGAAATTACCAAGGCATTTGCCCGGCATCAGCTGAATTCTGACCTCCCTTCTCCAAAGCCAAGTCACCAATCTCCTACTACCCCTTTCAAGCCAGCCAATTCAGTAGCATCCAGAAAACCGAAATCGGCAAGAGTAGCTGCAATAAGCCAAGATGACGATGCGCGAAGCATGTTCAGTGTTCAATCAGAACGTAACAGGAGGCATAGCATTGGGGTATCATCTGTTAGAGATGACGAAAGTTTGGCAAGCTCCTCATCTGTACCAAGTTACATGGTACCTACTAAGTCAGCTAAAGCAAAAACACGGTTGCAAAACCCTTTAGGCGTGGAGAACGGTATCCCAGAAAAGGGACCAGCAGGATCTGTCAAGAAGCGGCTCTCTTACCCGCCTTCACCTGCTAGACCAAGGCGGCATTCAGGCCCACCGAAGTTGGAGAATACCTCCATGAACACCTCTATGAATACATCCATTGCCGAGGACAACGTGAAAGAGGTCATCAACTAA
- the LOC132606902 gene encoding mitochondrial import inner membrane translocase subunit TIM14-1, which yields MATPFIAGLTVATAALAGRYGIQAWQAFKARPPTARMRKFYEGGFQPKMTRREAALILGVRESTPADKVREAHRKVMVANHPDAGGSHYLASKINEAKDIMLGKTKNSGSAF from the exons ATG GCCACACCATTCATAGCAGGACTGACTGTTGCTACTGCTGCATTGGCGGGAAGGTATGGCATCCAGGCTTGGCAAGCGTTCAAGGCCAGACCACCCACTGCAAGAATGAGAAAATTTTATGAAGGAGGTTTTCAGCCTAAAATGACGAGGAGGGAAGCTGCTCTTATTCTTGGAGTCAG GGAAAGCACTCCAGCAGATAAAGTGAGGGAGGCACATAGGAAGGTGATGGTAGCCAACCATCCAGATGCAGGGGGCAGCCACTACCTTGCTTCTAAAATTAATGAAGCAAAAGACATAATGCTTGGAAAGACTAAAAACAGCGGTTCTGCATTTTAA